In the Syntrophorhabdaceae bacterium genome, GGAATTCGGCTGGGGCCTGGATGGCATACTACGGACGAGAAAGAATGATCTCTTCGGCATCGTGAACGGGATTGACTATGAAGAGTGGAACCCGGCGAAAGACCGGTTAATTCCTGCCCTCTATAGCGAAGAGAACATTGCAAACAAGAAGATCTGCAAGAAAGCCCTCCAGGAGGCCTTTGGACTTCCCTCCGATGAGCGTACGCCGGTTATCGCAACCATCTCAAGACTTGCGGACCAGAAGGGATTCGATGTCATAGCGGAATCGCTCGAAGAGATGCTCTCGCTCGGCATACAATATGTGGTGCTCGGCACCGGGGAAAGAAAGTATCATGACATCTTTACGCAACTCTCCAAGCAATTCCCCAAAGCATTCGCCATAAAGATAGCCTACGACAATAACCTCGCCCATTTAATCGAAGCGGGCGCAGATATGTTTCTCATGCCTTCCAGATATGAGCCATGTGGCCTCAATCAACTCTACAGTCTCAAATATGGAACCGTACCCATCGTGCGCGGTGTGGGGGGACTTGAAGATACGATCATCGATTACACGAAATCCCCTGAGACCGGAACGGGCTACAAATTCTACGACTACACAAAAGATGCCATGCTTGAAGCTATCAAGAGCGCACTCGCGATTTACAAAGACCAGAGCTCCTGGCAGTCCCTGATGAAGCGATGTATGAAGCAAGATTTCTCATGGGAAAAATCCGCCGGAGAGTATGTGGAGCTTTACAAAAAAGCAATTGCGAAGCATGAATCCCACTGATCTGCTCGGAAAGATCATTGAAATCTCGCATTCAAACCTGGAGCTTGCCGCACGGGTAAGCCCCATACTCAATATCGTCTCTCAGGAAATGAATTTTGAAGAGGTGCTCGTTTTCACCTTTGACAAAGACAAGAGACTTACCTGCAGATTTATGAACCAGAAAAGCGCGCTCTTCACCACGCTCA is a window encoding:
- the glgA gene encoding glycogen synthase GlgA, translating into MKILIASPEIYPFVKTGGLADVTGALPKALKKLGIEVRVILPKHKGIEEQGFPMRYKNYQISCQVSQSSVDAEIVETEYDGITAYLVEKDEYYYRDYLYSTPDGDYLDNAERFIFFSKSVIEAMKVTGFVPDVLHCNDWETSLAPVFLKTLCKDDPLFSNTPTLLTIHNLGYQGIFWHYDMHLLNVGWEYFTPNYLEFFGHINFLKGGIVFSDILNTVSKQYSQEIQTPEFGWGLDGILRTRKNDLFGIVNGIDYEEWNPAKDRLIPALYSEENIANKKICKKALQEAFGLPSDERTPVIATISRLADQKGFDVIAESLEEMLSLGIQYVVLGTGERKYHDIFTQLSKQFPKAFAIKIAYDNNLAHLIEAGADMFLMPSRYEPCGLNQLYSLKYGTVPIVRGVGGLEDTIIDYTKSPETGTGYKFYDYTKDAMLEAIKSALAIYKDQSSWQSLMKRCMKQDFSWEKSAGEYVELYKKAIAKHESH